One genomic region from Jiangella sp. DSM 45060 encodes:
- a CDS encoding class I SAM-dependent RNA methyltransferase yields MGTQVVVDVGAVAHGGVCVARHEGRAVFVRHALPGERVRVRVTEGGTEDRFWRADAVAVLTPSPARVEPPCPWAGPGKCGGCDWQHVLLPAQRSLKAAVVAEQLERLAGLRREVVVEPVPGDDDGLGWRTRVTYAVDAGGRAGLRAHRSHDVVPIDYCRIAHPEVRAARVEDGEWPGAASVEVVAANTGERQVLVDGEVAEGRRYVVEEAAGRRWRVSGGGFWQVHPGAANTLVSAVLEGVETRPGETVLDLYCGVGLFAGALAPLVGSSGTVVGVEGARQAVADARRNLHDVPWVRLLTGRVDRVLSGTGPAGVPPAADVVVLDPPREGAKAAVVRQIAARRPRVVAYVACDPAALARDLATFAAHGYRLTGLRAFDLFPMTHHVECVAILHPATEVD; encoded by the coding sequence GTGGGGACGCAGGTCGTGGTCGACGTCGGCGCCGTCGCGCACGGCGGCGTCTGTGTCGCGCGGCACGAGGGCCGGGCGGTCTTCGTCCGGCACGCGCTGCCCGGCGAGCGGGTCCGCGTCCGCGTCACCGAGGGCGGCACCGAGGACCGGTTCTGGCGCGCCGACGCGGTGGCCGTGCTGACGCCGTCGCCGGCCCGGGTCGAGCCGCCGTGCCCGTGGGCCGGACCTGGCAAGTGCGGCGGCTGCGACTGGCAGCACGTGCTGCTGCCGGCCCAGCGCTCGCTGAAGGCGGCCGTCGTCGCCGAGCAGCTGGAGCGGCTGGCCGGCCTGCGCCGCGAGGTCGTCGTCGAGCCCGTCCCCGGTGACGACGACGGTCTGGGCTGGCGCACGCGCGTCACGTACGCCGTCGACGCTGGTGGGCGCGCCGGGCTGCGGGCGCACCGCTCGCACGACGTGGTGCCGATCGACTACTGCCGCATCGCGCACCCCGAGGTCCGCGCGGCCCGGGTCGAGGACGGCGAGTGGCCCGGCGCCGCCTCGGTCGAGGTCGTCGCGGCGAACACGGGGGAGCGGCAGGTGTTGGTCGACGGCGAGGTGGCCGAGGGCCGCCGCTACGTCGTCGAGGAGGCGGCCGGACGGCGCTGGCGGGTCAGCGGCGGCGGGTTCTGGCAGGTGCACCCGGGTGCGGCGAACACGCTGGTCAGCGCCGTGCTGGAGGGCGTCGAGACGCGGCCGGGCGAGACCGTCCTCGACCTCTACTGCGGCGTCGGCCTGTTCGCCGGCGCGCTGGCGCCGCTGGTCGGCTCGTCGGGCACCGTTGTCGGCGTCGAGGGGGCGCGGCAGGCCGTCGCCGACGCGCGGCGCAACCTGCACGACGTCCCCTGGGTGCGGCTGCTGACCGGCCGGGTCGACCGCGTGCTGTCCGGTACCGGGCCGGCCGGGGTGCCGCCCGCCGCCGACGTCGTCGTGCTGGACCCGCCGCGCGAGGGCGCCAAGGCCGCCGTCGTCCGCCAGATCGCCGCCCGCCGGCCGCGGGTGGTCGCCTACGTCGCCTGCGATCCCGCCGCGCTGGCACGCGACCTCGCCACCTTCGCCGCCCACGGCTACCGCCTCACCGGCCTGCGCGCGTTCGACCTGTTCCCGATGACGCACCACGTCGAGTGCGTCGCGATCCTGCACCCCGCAACTGAAGTGGACTAG
- a CDS encoding magnesium and cobalt transport protein CorA, translating to MPPRRQRALRVIRPALRRQGRHDSVTDRPADQPAAAERRSSIVDAALYRDGKRISTPSSLAETYRQLRADSEAMAWIGLHKPSDAELLSLADEFDLHELAVEDAMEAHQRPKLERYGETLFVVLRAARYLDAVEEVDFAELHLFVGPGFVITVRHGAAPDLSSVRRRMEDDPDLLRLGPEAVLYAVLDAVVDGYVPVVNGVSNDVDEIEVQVFGRDPKVSRRIYELSREVLEFQRATRPLSGMLAGLEGGFEKYGTDEELQRYLRDVADHATEVTERVDGFRQVLSDILAVNATLVTQQQNEEMKALTEASFTQNEELKKISSWAAILFAPTLVGTIYGMNFDNMPETHWSFGYPFAVLLMAIVCVSLFVIFRKKDWL from the coding sequence ATGCCTCCTCGCCGTCAGCGCGCCCTGCGCGTCATCCGTCCCGCTCTGCGCCGGCAGGGCCGGCACGATTCCGTGACCGATCGCCCCGCCGACCAGCCCGCGGCCGCCGAGCGGCGCTCCAGCATCGTCGACGCCGCGCTGTACCGCGACGGCAAGCGCATCAGCACGCCCAGCTCGCTGGCCGAGACGTACCGCCAGCTGCGCGCCGACTCCGAGGCCATGGCGTGGATCGGGCTGCACAAGCCGAGCGACGCCGAGCTGCTGTCGCTGGCCGACGAGTTCGACCTGCACGAGCTCGCCGTCGAGGACGCCATGGAGGCGCACCAGCGGCCCAAGCTCGAGCGGTACGGCGAGACCCTGTTCGTGGTGCTGCGCGCGGCCCGCTACCTCGACGCCGTCGAAGAGGTCGACTTCGCCGAGCTGCACCTGTTCGTCGGGCCCGGCTTCGTCATCACCGTCCGGCACGGCGCGGCGCCCGACCTCTCCAGCGTCCGGCGCCGCATGGAGGACGACCCCGACCTCCTGCGGCTGGGCCCCGAGGCCGTCCTGTACGCCGTCCTCGACGCCGTCGTCGACGGCTACGTGCCGGTCGTCAACGGCGTCAGCAACGACGTCGACGAGATCGAGGTCCAGGTGTTCGGCCGCGACCCCAAGGTCTCGCGGCGCATCTACGAGCTGTCCCGCGAGGTGCTCGAGTTCCAGCGGGCCACCCGGCCGCTGTCGGGCATGCTGGCCGGGCTCGAGGGCGGCTTCGAGAAGTACGGCACCGACGAAGAGCTGCAGCGCTACCTGCGCGACGTCGCCGACCACGCCACGGAGGTCACCGAGCGGGTCGACGGCTTCCGGCAGGTACTCTCCGACATCCTCGCCGTCAACGCCACGCTGGTCACCCAGCAGCAGAACGAGGAGATGAAGGCGCTCACCGAGGCCAGCTTCACGCAGAACGAGGAGCTCAAGAAGATCTCGTCGTGGGCGGCCATCCTGTTCGCCCCGACCCTGGTCGGGACGATCTACGGCATGAACTTCGACAACATGCCCGAGACGCACTGGTCGTTCGGCTACCCGTTCGCGGTGCTGCTCATGGCGATCGTCTGTGTCAGCCTGTTCGTCATCTTCCGGAAGAAGGACTGGCTCTGA
- a CDS encoding LLM class F420-dependent oxidoreductase, giving the protein MQLRIFTEPQQGASYDDLLAVAQATERLGFDAFFRSDHYLKMGSVSGLPGPTDAWTTLAGLARETSRIRLGTLVTSATFRNPGVLAIQVAQVDQMSGGRVELGLGAGWYAREHEAYGIPFPEKRFGLLEEQFDVITGLWNTPSDSTFSYAGQHYTVSESPGLPKPTQRHVPLIVGGNGPRRTPALAAKYAAEYNSSFPAKSDIAERFAVVRKACEDAGRDPDSLVYSVALVACVGSDEASFARRAAAIGREPAEVRTSGLAGTPQEVVDSINAIRELGGGRVYLQILDLSDLDHLELIAAEVAPHV; this is encoded by the coding sequence ATGCAGCTGCGCATCTTCACCGAACCCCAGCAGGGCGCGAGCTACGACGACCTGCTCGCCGTCGCGCAGGCGACCGAGCGGCTCGGCTTCGACGCCTTCTTCCGTTCCGACCACTACCTGAAGATGGGTTCCGTCAGCGGGTTGCCCGGCCCCACCGACGCGTGGACGACGCTGGCCGGGCTGGCCCGCGAGACGTCGCGCATCCGGCTGGGCACGCTGGTCACGTCGGCGACGTTCCGCAACCCCGGCGTGCTGGCCATCCAGGTCGCCCAGGTCGACCAGATGTCCGGCGGACGGGTCGAGCTGGGGCTGGGCGCGGGGTGGTATGCGCGCGAGCACGAGGCCTACGGCATTCCGTTCCCCGAGAAGCGCTTCGGCCTGCTCGAAGAGCAGTTCGACGTCATCACCGGGCTGTGGAACACGCCGTCCGACTCGACGTTCTCGTACGCCGGTCAGCACTACACGGTGAGTGAGTCGCCGGGGCTGCCCAAGCCCACGCAGCGGCACGTCCCGCTGATCGTCGGCGGCAACGGCCCGCGGCGCACGCCCGCGCTGGCGGCGAAGTACGCCGCCGAGTACAACTCGTCGTTCCCGGCGAAGTCCGACATCGCCGAGCGGTTCGCCGTCGTCCGCAAGGCGTGCGAGGACGCCGGCCGCGACCCCGACTCGCTGGTGTACTCGGTGGCGCTGGTGGCCTGCGTCGGTTCCGACGAGGCCTCGTTCGCTCGCCGGGCCGCGGCGATCGGGCGCGAGCCGGCCGAGGTGCGGACCAGCGGGCTGGCGGGGACGCCGCAAGAGGTCGTCGACAGCATCAACGCGATCCGCGAGCTCGGCGGCGGCCGCGTCTACCTGCAGATCCTCGACCTCTCCGACCTCGACCACCTGGAGCTCATCGCGGCCGAGGTCGCGCCGCACGTGTGA
- the glmS gene encoding glutamine--fructose-6-phosphate transaminase (isomerizing), whose translation MCGIVGYVGAKPAAPILVDGLARLEYRGYDSAGVAVLGPSEIRLHRDAVRVRELEAGLPKRFGGKTGIGHTRWATHGVPSQRNAHPQLSADGRVAVVHNGIIDNAAQLRAELQADGVELTSDTDTEVLAHLIARSSETTLEQAVLAALDRIEGTYGIAVLDQAHPDRIVVARNGSPIILGLGDREMHVASDTAALVRYTKQVVHLDDGELATLRADGYQTFTREARTTKTAVTVDWDASDYGTDGHEHFMHKEIAEQPDAVRRILKGRLDERFHTVRLGGLEMDARELREFRRVKILGCGSAYYAGQAGAQFIEEIARVPADAEPASEFRYRNPVIEKDTLYVAVSQSGETYDTLVAVQELKRKGGRVIGLVNAVGSSIARECDGGVYLHAGPEIAVASTKALTNMLVGFALLGLHLGRIRDVSPADGRRLIQALQALPEQIEAIIGDEEHLAAVAKELAAASSLFFVGRTRGFPVAREGAQKLKEISYRHAEAYQTSELKHGPLALVGPELPTVAIVPDDELLDRNLGTLQEITARSGPLTVVTHDGVDLGVEPAHVITVPKSEPELDPLLLTIPLQLLAYHAALTLGHDVDKPRNLAKSVTVE comes from the coding sequence ATGTGCGGAATCGTCGGATACGTCGGCGCGAAGCCGGCCGCCCCCATCCTGGTCGACGGCCTGGCGCGGCTGGAGTACCGCGGTTACGACTCCGCCGGCGTCGCGGTCCTGGGGCCGAGCGAGATCCGGCTACACCGCGACGCCGTCAGGGTGCGCGAGCTGGAGGCGGGCCTGCCGAAGCGGTTCGGCGGCAAGACCGGCATCGGCCACACGCGCTGGGCCACGCACGGCGTCCCGTCGCAGCGCAACGCGCACCCGCAGCTCAGCGCCGACGGCCGGGTCGCGGTCGTGCACAACGGCATCATCGACAACGCCGCTCAGCTGCGCGCCGAGCTGCAGGCCGACGGCGTCGAGCTGACGTCGGACACCGACACCGAGGTGCTGGCGCACCTCATCGCGAGAAGCAGCGAGACCACCCTCGAGCAGGCCGTCCTCGCCGCCCTCGACCGGATCGAGGGCACCTACGGCATCGCCGTCCTCGACCAGGCGCACCCGGACCGCATCGTCGTCGCCCGCAACGGCAGCCCGATCATCCTCGGCCTCGGCGACCGCGAGATGCACGTCGCCAGCGACACCGCCGCCCTGGTCCGCTACACCAAGCAGGTCGTCCATCTCGACGACGGCGAGCTGGCCACGCTCCGGGCGGATGGCTACCAGACGTTCACCCGCGAGGCCCGCACGACGAAGACCGCGGTCACCGTCGACTGGGACGCCTCCGACTACGGCACCGACGGCCACGAGCACTTCATGCACAAGGAGATCGCCGAGCAGCCCGACGCCGTCCGCCGCATCCTCAAGGGCCGCCTGGACGAGCGCTTCCACACCGTCCGCCTCGGCGGGCTGGAGATGGACGCGCGCGAGCTGCGCGAGTTCCGCCGGGTGAAGATCCTCGGCTGCGGCTCGGCCTACTACGCCGGGCAGGCCGGCGCGCAGTTCATCGAGGAGATCGCCCGCGTCCCCGCCGACGCCGAGCCGGCCTCGGAGTTCCGCTACCGCAACCCGGTGATCGAGAAGGACACCCTCTACGTCGCGGTCAGCCAGTCCGGCGAGACGTACGACACGCTGGTCGCCGTCCAGGAGCTGAAGCGGAAGGGCGGGCGGGTGATCGGCCTGGTCAACGCGGTCGGGTCGAGCATCGCGCGGGAGTGCGACGGCGGCGTCTACCTGCACGCGGGCCCGGAGATCGCGGTCGCGTCGACGAAGGCGCTGACGAACATGCTCGTCGGGTTCGCGCTGCTCGGCCTGCACCTGGGCCGCATCCGCGACGTGTCACCGGCGGACGGGCGCCGCCTCATCCAGGCGCTGCAGGCACTGCCGGAGCAGATCGAGGCGATCATCGGTGACGAGGAGCACCTGGCCGCCGTCGCCAAGGAGCTCGCCGCGGCCAGCAGCCTGTTCTTCGTCGGACGCACCCGCGGCTTCCCGGTGGCCCGCGAGGGCGCACAGAAGCTGAAGGAGATCTCCTACCGGCACGCCGAGGCTTACCAGACGTCCGAGCTGAAGCACGGCCCGCTCGCGCTGGTCGGCCCGGAGCTGCCGACCGTCGCGATCGTGCCGGACGACGAGCTGCTGGACCGCAACCTCGGCACACTGCAGGAGATCACCGCCCGCTCCGGCCCGCTCACCGTGGTGACGCACGACGGCGTCGACCTCGGCGTCGAGCCCGCGCACGTCATCACCGTGCCGAAGAGCGAGCCGGAGCTGGACCCGCTGCTGCTGACGATCCCGCTCCAGCTGCTCGCCTACCACGCCGCGCTGACCCTCGGCCACGACGTCGACAAGCCGCGCAACCTCGCGAAGTCGGTGACCGTCGAGTAG
- a CDS encoding response regulator transcription factor: MTIRVLIVDDQAMVREGFGALLAAQEDIEVAGSAANGAEAVDAVWRKHPDVVLMDVRMPVLDGLEATRRILKAPGDRHPRVVMLTTFDLDDYVYEALRAGASGFLLKDAPAADLVHAVRVVAAGDALLAPSVTRTLIADFARRPQQNRPRPDQLRALTPRETEVLKLIAAGRSNGEIAETLVLAEQTVKTHVGRILMKLDLRDRAQAVVIAYETGLVQPGG; encoded by the coding sequence ATGACGATACGGGTGCTGATCGTGGACGACCAGGCGATGGTGCGCGAAGGCTTCGGTGCGCTGCTCGCCGCGCAGGAGGACATCGAGGTGGCCGGGAGCGCCGCCAACGGGGCCGAAGCGGTCGACGCGGTGTGGAGGAAGCATCCGGACGTGGTGCTGATGGACGTGCGGATGCCGGTGCTGGACGGGCTGGAAGCGACCCGGCGCATCCTCAAAGCGCCCGGCGACCGGCACCCGCGCGTCGTCATGCTCACGACGTTCGACCTGGACGACTACGTGTACGAGGCGCTGCGGGCCGGCGCCAGCGGCTTCCTGCTGAAGGACGCGCCGGCGGCCGACCTGGTGCACGCGGTCCGGGTCGTGGCCGCCGGGGACGCGCTGCTGGCGCCGTCGGTGACGCGGACACTGATCGCCGACTTCGCCCGCCGCCCGCAGCAGAACCGGCCCCGGCCCGACCAGCTGCGTGCGCTGACGCCGCGGGAGACCGAGGTGCTCAAGCTCATCGCCGCCGGCCGGTCGAACGGCGAGATCGCCGAGACGCTGGTGCTGGCCGAGCAGACGGTCAAGACGCACGTCGGGCGCATCCTCATGAAGCTGGACCTGCGCGACCGCGCCCAGGCCGTCGTCATCGCCTACGAGACCGGGCTCGTGCAGCCGGGCGGGTAA
- a CDS encoding sensor histidine kinase — MNGEPRTARSWLPWLCAAAAFVVTLQTADDVLDVPVGATPLVAAAAAVPLGLITTLPALGWLLSAGAALLVSRVYDVVDGDPWPWPTVHGVVLLALLFATGLQPRPWSRSPADGEERRSPGDDGTSARPQAPGADGGAEQPSPGDSAGLRTPGDDGGQPHSPDGDSARPRTPVDGGRDPRWLDGGTKTGWRSRVAGVLGDLAVPGVATVATAFLFAVSVPDDLRAGWAVGAALIGLAGIVAGAVVRRVRALRTFRPILTPPDGSSVPPGELPQLLRAGLRQAVLDWRPPPAVEPSGIAPWVRRYVPWLAAFVVFWAATATIEASVRIHPLLVPVAGTAIALPVGLIDRYPLVGWRVATVLGVVLPLLGPPSDGEYDGAWPVIFQWSWLVALYFVAVRYDRWSTVCVWAITVAAMLTGTGDNAGTAATMIVAATAVTVIGDLVRARRSTSRDLERQTELSELEKARRTVLEERSRIARDLHDVVAHHMSMVVVQAETAPYRIDGLSEPARAEFASISGSARQALDEIRGLLGVLRGTDETVTLAPQPGLAELGDLVDGARRSGVAAELTTAGTPAAEVPATVGLSAYRIVQESLANAVRHAPGSEVTVRVSYAARSVELRISNTAPAVAAAHPATEASGHGLPGMRERAAVVGGTLAAGPTADGGFAVTAVLPCRPASPAEEDDRRRDVSGEAPVPGDGGQGTAEDVQRGGRPVAAGTDEGAAPGEGHAAAGTDEDHGRGDGGQGAAGAAERGDDGGRGAGTMDDEGAG, encoded by the coding sequence GTGAACGGCGAACCGCGCACTGCCCGGTCGTGGCTGCCGTGGCTCTGCGCCGCGGCGGCGTTCGTCGTGACTCTGCAGACGGCCGACGATGTGCTGGACGTGCCGGTCGGCGCGACCCCGCTGGTCGCGGCGGCCGCTGCGGTGCCACTCGGCCTGATCACGACGCTGCCGGCGCTCGGCTGGCTGCTGTCGGCCGGCGCGGCGCTCTTGGTGTCGCGCGTGTACGACGTGGTCGACGGTGATCCGTGGCCGTGGCCGACCGTGCACGGGGTCGTCCTGCTGGCGTTGCTGTTCGCGACCGGGCTCCAGCCGCGGCCCTGGTCGCGCTCCCCTGCCGACGGCGAGGAACGGCGGTCGCCCGGCGACGACGGCACCAGCGCGAGGCCGCAGGCACCCGGCGCCGACGGGGGCGCGGAACAGCCGTCACCCGGCGACAGCGCGGGGCTGCGGACGCCCGGCGACGACGGCGGGCAACCGCACTCCCCTGACGGCGACAGCGCGAGGCCACGGACGCCCGTCGACGGCGGCAGGGATCCGCGGTGGCTCGACGGCGGCACCAAAACGGGGTGGCGATCGCGAGTGGCGGGCGTGCTCGGCGACCTCGCGGTCCCGGGGGTGGCGACGGTCGCGACCGCGTTCCTGTTCGCCGTCTCGGTGCCGGACGACCTGCGTGCGGGCTGGGCGGTCGGCGCGGCGCTGATCGGGCTTGCGGGCATCGTGGCAGGGGCCGTGGTCCGGCGAGTCCGGGCCCTCCGGACGTTCCGGCCGATCCTGACGCCGCCGGACGGGTCCTCCGTGCCGCCCGGTGAGCTGCCGCAGCTGCTGCGCGCCGGACTCCGTCAGGCCGTGCTCGACTGGCGTCCGCCCCCGGCCGTCGAGCCGAGCGGCATCGCGCCGTGGGTGCGCCGCTACGTCCCGTGGCTGGCCGCGTTCGTCGTGTTCTGGGCGGCGACCGCGACCATCGAGGCGTCGGTCCGGATCCATCCGCTGCTGGTGCCGGTCGCGGGCACTGCCATCGCGCTGCCGGTCGGGCTGATCGACCGCTACCCGCTGGTGGGCTGGCGCGTCGCCACCGTCCTCGGGGTCGTCCTGCCGCTGCTGGGCCCGCCGAGCGACGGCGAGTACGACGGCGCCTGGCCGGTGATCTTCCAGTGGTCCTGGCTCGTCGCGTTGTATTTCGTTGCGGTGCGATACGACCGGTGGTCGACGGTGTGCGTGTGGGCGATCACCGTCGCCGCGATGCTCACCGGCACGGGCGACAACGCGGGCACGGCGGCCACGATGATCGTCGCGGCCACGGCGGTCACCGTCATCGGCGACCTCGTGCGCGCCCGCCGCAGCACCAGCCGCGACCTCGAGCGGCAGACCGAGCTCAGCGAACTGGAGAAGGCCCGCCGCACGGTCCTGGAGGAACGCAGCCGCATCGCCCGCGACCTCCACGACGTCGTCGCCCACCACATGTCGATGGTCGTCGTCCAGGCCGAGACCGCCCCGTACCGGATCGACGGCCTGTCCGAGCCCGCGCGCGCGGAGTTCGCGTCGATCAGCGGGTCGGCCCGGCAGGCGCTGGACGAGATCCGCGGCCTGCTCGGCGTGCTCCGTGGGACCGACGAGACGGTCACGCTGGCGCCGCAGCCGGGGCTCGCCGAGCTCGGCGACCTGGTCGACGGCGCGCGGCGGTCGGGGGTCGCGGCGGAACTGACGACAGCCGGGACGCCGGCGGCGGAGGTGCCCGCGACGGTCGGGCTGTCGGCGTACCGGATCGTGCAGGAGTCGCTGGCCAACGCGGTCCGGCACGCGCCCGGCAGCGAAGTGACGGTGCGGGTGTCGTACGCGGCGCGGTCGGTGGAGTTGCGCATCTCGAACACGGCGCCCGCCGTCGCCGCCGCGCATCCGGCGACGGAGGCGAGCGGGCACGGACTGCCCGGCATGCGGGAACGTGCGGCCGTCGTGGGTGGGACGCTCGCGGCCGGGCCGACAGCGGACGGCGGGTTCGCCGTGACGGCGGTGCTCCCCTGTCGGCCGGCTTCCCCCGCCGAGGAGGACGACCGGCGCCGCGACGTATCCGGCGAGGCCCCTGTGCCCGGCGACGGCGGGCAGGGAACGGCCGAGGACGTGCAACGCGGCGGCCGGCCGGTGGCGGCCGGAACGGACGAGGGCGCAGCGCCCGGCGAAGGACACGCTGCGGCCGGGACGGACGAGGATCACGGGCGAGGCGACGGCGGGCAGGGAGCGGCCGGGGCCGCTGAACGGGGCGACGACGGTGGGCGGGGCGCGGGGACGATGGACGACGAGGGAGCCGGATGA
- a CDS encoding acyltransferase, with the protein MRRPTRTAVAAPALDAASGIGPGASTAWAAGSARPAAPVAVRQGSADPETRPGRDRLVDAVRAASLAVVVLGHWLMASVSVSADSRVVPANALTDLTALRPATWVLQVMPLFFMAGGFANLTVWRRTIATGGGHGVFVRSRLTRLWRPALTFVPIVPVVGAIGFVAGLHASDAARLVVLLVQPLWFLAVYTGIIVVAPIVLRCHAVAPRTVLAALAIGAVLVDVARLTGGPPVVAVANLALVWVFAHQLGVWYGDGRLATVPRRLLWAVLAAAVLALVLLTGPGPYPVSMVGLPGQLSNMSPPTVCLLVLGVGQGAAILLVRPLLLRMLGRPAPWAAVQRFGSVAMTVYLWHLLVLVLAFGALLAAGESPPEPGSAVWWLTRPLWLLALTAVLAAVVALVARRGRRSRGPLQ; encoded by the coding sequence ATGAGGCGGCCGACGCGGACGGCCGTCGCGGCGCCGGCGCTCGACGCGGCGTCGGGCATCGGTCCTGGGGCCAGCACCGCCTGGGCCGCCGGCTCCGCCCGGCCCGCCGCGCCGGTCGCCGTCCGGCAGGGTTCCGCCGACCCTGAGACTCGGCCGGGCCGTGATCGGCTGGTCGACGCGGTCCGGGCGGCGAGCCTGGCGGTGGTGGTGCTCGGTCACTGGCTGATGGCGTCGGTGTCCGTGTCGGCGGACAGCCGGGTGGTGCCGGCGAACGCGCTGACCGACCTCACCGCCCTCCGCCCGGCGACGTGGGTGTTGCAGGTGATGCCGTTGTTCTTCATGGCCGGCGGGTTCGCCAACCTGACGGTCTGGCGGCGGACGATTGCCACCGGCGGCGGGCACGGCGTATTCGTGCGGTCGCGGCTGACCCGGCTGTGGCGGCCGGCCCTGACCTTCGTGCCGATAGTTCCGGTGGTCGGTGCGATCGGGTTCGTGGCCGGTCTGCACGCGTCCGACGCCGCGCGACTGGTGGTGCTGCTGGTGCAGCCGCTGTGGTTCCTGGCCGTCTACACGGGGATCATCGTGGTCGCTCCGATCGTGCTGCGCTGTCATGCGGTCGCACCCCGGACGGTGCTCGCCGCGCTGGCGATCGGGGCGGTTCTCGTGGACGTGGCCCGGTTGACGGGCGGCCCGCCGGTCGTCGCGGTCGCCAACCTGGCGCTGGTGTGGGTCTTCGCCCACCAACTCGGCGTCTGGTACGGCGACGGCCGTCTGGCGACGGTGCCACGGCGGCTGTTGTGGGCCGTGCTGGCCGCCGCCGTGCTGGCGCTGGTGCTGCTGACCGGACCCGGGCCATACCCGGTGAGCATGGTCGGTCTGCCCGGCCAGCTGTCGAACATGTCGCCGCCGACCGTGTGCCTCCTGGTCCTGGGCGTCGGCCAGGGCGCGGCGATCCTGCTGGTCCGTCCCCTTCTGCTGCGCATGCTCGGGCGACCGGCGCCGTGGGCCGCCGTGCAGCGGTTCGGGTCGGTGGCGATGACGGTGTACCTGTGGCACCTCCTCGTGCTGGTGCTGGCCTTCGGTGCGTTGCTGGCGGCGGGGGAGTCGCCGCCGGAGCCGGGCAGTGCCGTCTGGTGGCTGACCCGCCCGCTGTGGTTGCTGGCACTGACGGCCGTGTTGGCGGCGGTCGTGGCGCTGGTCGCTCGGCGCGGTCGCCGGAGCAGGGGCCCACTCCAGTGA